The DNA sequence GCTACATCTACGTGCGCAGCGAGTATCCGCACGCGATCAAGACGCTCGAAACCGCGCTCGAGCGCGCCCGCGAAGCCGGCTGGCTCGGCGCGCACGTGCTCGGCTCCGCGCATGCGTTCGACCTGCACGTCGCGAAAGGCGCCGGCTCGTACGTGTGCGGCGAGGAAACGGCGCTGCTCGAATCGCTCGAAGGCAAGCGCGGCGTGGTGCGCGCGAAGCCGCCGCTGCCCGCGCTCGCCGGTCTGTACGGCAAGCCGACCGTGATCAACAACGTCATCACGCTCGCCACCGCGCCGGTGATCTTCGCGCGCGGCGCGGCGTTCTATCGCGACTACGGAATGGGCCGCTCGCGCGGCACGCTGCCGTTCCAGCTCGCGGGCAACATCCGTCACGGCGGCCTCGTCGAGCTGGCGTTCGGCGTCACGCTGCGCGAGCTGCTGTTCGATTACGGTGGCGGCACGGCGAGCGGCCGGCCCGCGCGCGCCGCGCAGGTCGGCGGCCCGCTCGGCACCTACCTGCCCGAGCATCAGTGGGACGTGCCGCTCGACTACGAGGCGTACGCGGCGATCGGCGCGGTCGTCGGTCACGGCGGCATCGTGCTGCACGACGACACGTCGAATCTCGCGGAACTCGCCGAGTACGCGATGAAGTTCTGCGCGATCGAATCGTGCGGCAAGTGCACGCCGTGCCGGATCGGCTCGACGCGCGGCGTGGAGACGATCGCGCGGATCCGCAACGGCGATACGTCCGAACGGCAGATCACGCTGCTGCGCGACCTCTGCGACACGATGCTCGCAGGCTCGCTGTGCGCGATGGGCGGGATGACGCCGTATCCGGTGCTGTCCGCGCTCGACCATTTCCCCGAAGATTTTGGGCTCGCCGCCGGCCAGCCGGCCGCGTCGGGTCCGGTCAAGGCTGCGGCCTGACCCAGAAGGAGCCCTGCATGTCCCTCGACACTCAGAACGTCCGCCAAGGCGGCTGCGGCTCGGGCCAATGCGCGTGCAAGAGCGCCGCAGCGGCGCGCGCGCGCGATCCGTTCGACGAAACCGACTATGGCACGCCGCAACGCCATGCCGACACCGACGTCACGCTCGAAATCGACGGTCAGGCGGTCACGGTGCCGGCCGGCACGTCGGTGATGCGCGCCGCGATCGAAGCCGGCGTCAACGTACCGAAGCTGTGCGCGACCGATTCGCTCGAGCCGTTCGGCTCGTGCCGGCTGTGCCTGGTGGAGATCGAAGGCCGGCGCGGCTATCCGGCGTCGTGCACGACGCCCGCCGAGGCCGGGATGAAGGTACGCACGCAATCGGACCGGCTGCAGAAGCTGCGCCGCAACGTGATGGAGCTGTACATCTCCGACCATCCGCTCGACTGCCTCACCTGCCCCGCCAACGGCGACTGCGAACTGCAGGACATGGCGGGCGTCGTCGGGCTGCGCGAAGTGCGTTACGGCTTCGACGGCGCGAATCACCTGCGCGACCGGAAGGACGAGTCGAATCCGTACTTCACGTACGACCCGTCGAAGTGCATCGTCTGCAACCGCTGCGTGCGCGCATGCGAGGAGACGCAGGGCACGTTCGCGCTGACGATCGCCGCACGCGGCTTC is a window from the Burkholderia vietnamiensis LMG 10929 genome containing:
- a CDS encoding formate dehydrogenase beta subunit, which codes for MTTRIYVPRDSSALALGADALAAAIVAHAQQRGIDIELIRNGSRGLLWLEPLVEVGTPAGRVGYANLSAADVPALFDANWLDGGAHPSGVGLVDALPYLARQQRLTFARIGLTDPLSIDDYLAHDGLAGLKNALAMDGDAACDTLIESGLRGRGGAAFPAGIKWRTVRQAAATQKYIVCNADEGDSGTFSDRLIMESDPYCLIEGMIIAGIATGATLGYIYVRSEYPHAIKTLETALERAREAGWLGAHVLGSAHAFDLHVAKGAGSYVCGEETALLESLEGKRGVVRAKPPLPALAGLYGKPTVINNVITLATAPVIFARGAAFYRDYGMGRSRGTLPFQLAGNIRHGGLVELAFGVTLRELLFDYGGGTASGRPARAAQVGGPLGTYLPEHQWDVPLDYEAYAAIGAVVGHGGIVLHDDTSNLAELAEYAMKFCAIESCGKCTPCRIGSTRGVETIARIRNGDTSERQITLLRDLCDTMLAGSLCAMGGMTPYPVLSALDHFPEDFGLAAGQPAASGPVKAAA